A window of the Thalassospira indica genome harbors these coding sequences:
- a CDS encoding glycosyltransferase family 2 protein, with protein MQPEVSFVLPVYNKENALRYFFASLLGQTGEIPFEVVFVDDVSTDGSLAILEEFSAKHDFVRVISNTVNAGPSIRLNQGAEAANGKYLALFDCDEILAPNALEMLLSLAKQHNADMVHGHCRKTTEPIDKVVAPPIEQDFRLGIHQNPLERVLGRGMVRMTWLVERDVFIVAGGCDETVFVQDESLPLRLSAHAKCLLDTDMVLTMVPDVGSHISQNTLQLNHDRFLVYLNFLEAHPELPHETRVKLYRKCVSALKKARRDGAPLPVIPLFARYVMGKIGFIDPNPLALKPYRNILRHLPNIRGIEKVNS; from the coding sequence ATGCAACCCGAAGTCAGTTTTGTTCTGCCAGTCTACAACAAAGAAAATGCTCTTCGCTATTTCTTTGCGTCTTTATTGGGTCAGACGGGCGAAATACCTTTTGAGGTTGTTTTCGTAGATGACGTGTCGACAGATGGTTCTCTGGCGATCCTTGAAGAATTTTCAGCGAAGCACGACTTTGTTCGGGTAATTAGCAATACAGTCAATGCGGGTCCATCAATTCGGCTCAACCAGGGAGCCGAGGCCGCAAATGGCAAATATCTGGCACTGTTTGATTGTGATGAAATTCTAGCACCAAATGCGCTTGAGATGCTGCTTTCACTTGCAAAACAGCATAATGCAGACATGGTGCACGGTCATTGCCGCAAGACGACCGAACCCATCGATAAAGTGGTAGCTCCTCCGATTGAGCAAGACTTCAGGCTCGGTATCCACCAGAATCCGCTTGAGAGGGTCCTTGGTCGTGGTATGGTGCGGATGACTTGGCTTGTTGAACGGGATGTTTTTATCGTCGCAGGTGGGTGCGACGAGACGGTTTTTGTGCAGGATGAATCTTTGCCATTGCGACTTTCAGCGCATGCAAAGTGCCTTCTTGATACGGACATGGTTCTTACGATGGTGCCGGACGTGGGAAGTCACATTTCGCAAAATACCTTGCAGCTCAATCATGATCGATTTTTGGTCTATCTGAACTTTCTGGAGGCCCACCCGGAGTTGCCACACGAAACGCGCGTGAAGCTGTATCGCAAATGTGTGTCAGCACTGAAAAAGGCGCGCCGAGATGGTGCACCCTTGCCGGTGATACCTTTGTTTGCGCGCTACGTGATGGGAAAAATCGGATTTATTGACCCAAACCCCTTGGCACTGAAACCTTACCGAAATATTTTGCGACATTTACCAAACATCCGCGGCATTGAAAAAGTGAACTCGTAA
- the hemW gene encoding radical SAM family heme chaperone HemW: MSAASSETVPFGIYIHWPFCLSKCPYCDFNSHVANSVDHARWRTALRAELAYGAARHPGRIVGSVFFGGGTPSLMDPETAGALIEDIKSFWPVTDDLEITLEANPGTVEIDRFSAFAANGINRVSIGIQALNDRDLKFLGRLHSAGEAMRALDVATSVFDRFSFDLIYARPEHDPKAWRAELREGLGIANGHISLYQLTIEPGTQFYTLHQRGDLVVPDEDLATELYEITQEETERAGYRCYEVSNHAKPGQESRHNLVYWRYGDYLGIGPGAHGREAVVGANGNTTPMAVRRHRAPDVWLDRVEKYGHGTQEETALETDERLLEMVMMGLRLNETVPTARFERIIGKGPRDVLASDRLETLIESGDLICDSSGLRATDQGRNRLNGVLAYLFDHAV, translated from the coding sequence GTGTCCGCAGCCTCAAGTGAAACCGTGCCGTTTGGCATTTATATCCACTGGCCATTCTGCCTGTCGAAATGCCCGTATTGCGATTTCAACAGCCATGTCGCGAACAGTGTTGATCACGCGCGCTGGCGCACCGCACTTCGGGCGGAGCTTGCTTATGGTGCGGCCCGTCATCCGGGGCGGATAGTGGGATCGGTGTTTTTTGGTGGGGGCACGCCATCGCTGATGGACCCGGAAACCGCTGGGGCCTTGATTGAGGACATCAAATCTTTCTGGCCTGTAACGGATGATCTGGAAATCACGCTCGAAGCCAATCCCGGCACAGTCGAGATTGACCGTTTTTCGGCATTTGCCGCCAACGGGATCAACCGGGTGTCGATTGGCATTCAGGCGCTGAATGACCGCGACCTGAAATTCCTTGGTCGCCTGCACAGTGCCGGGGAAGCCATGCGGGCGCTTGATGTTGCGACCTCGGTGTTTGATCGTTTTTCGTTTGATCTGATCTATGCCCGCCCGGAACACGATCCCAAGGCCTGGCGCGCAGAACTGCGCGAGGGGCTTGGCATCGCCAATGGCCATATCTCGCTTTATCAACTGACCATCGAGCCCGGAACACAATTCTATACCCTGCATCAGCGCGGCGATCTTGTCGTGCCGGACGAAGACCTTGCGACCGAGCTTTACGAGATCACCCAGGAAGAGACCGAACGTGCCGGCTATCGATGTTACGAGGTGTCCAACCACGCCAAACCAGGACAGGAAAGCCGCCATAACCTCGTCTACTGGCGCTATGGCGATTATCTTGGCATTGGCCCCGGTGCGCATGGCCGCGAAGCGGTGGTCGGGGCCAATGGCAATACCACGCCGATGGCGGTGCGACGTCACCGGGCGCCGGATGTCTGGCTGGACCGGGTGGAAAAGTATGGTCATGGCACGCAGGAAGAAACCGCGCTCGAGACTGATGAACGTCTGCTTGAAATGGTGATGATGGGGCTGCGGCTCAATGAAACCGTTCCGACTGCACGGTTTGAACGCATCATCGGCAAGGGACCGCGTGATGTTTTGGCGTCGGATAGGCTCGAAACCCTGATCGAGTCCGGTGATCTGATCTGTGATTCTTCGGGGCTGCGTGCCACTGATCAGGGCAGGAACCGTTTGAACGGTGTTCTGGCCTATTTATTCGACCACGCGGTGTAA
- a CDS encoding O-antigen ligase family protein has translation MNSFDRKLHLAASVLLFCLPAFLLFTRAVADISVVLIGVIFLVRSWCAKDWSWASEKDILVLLIIFVLMNVLVSPFAEYVGKSYGRSLSWLRFIIFYAGVTRWVLSDERTIRRFGVVVLCTMAVAALDAIYQFLVGVSPLSGQNMGETGGRLTGPLDRPNIGMYLAKLGLATSALSFVLCVRKQTNRLFVAACCLSPILLTVVFLSGERAASVLTLLALLLVTFSLLLSGKFARKIAVCLSLCGGAALTFLLLTSERIWGRVEELANVLSDYTDSIYGQLALLGLRFFGENPITGTGMGNFPLVCKDYVQQGLDSALCHPHPHNFYIEWLSDTGLIGTIPFTVFMVVLYWKGVKALLGAREARFLGGLYLGCLVMSLFPFSVTQSLFSNWPAMLAWLSISTAVGALRFATQKS, from the coding sequence ATGAATTCGTTTGATCGAAAGCTGCACCTTGCTGCTAGCGTTTTACTGTTTTGCCTTCCAGCATTTTTATTGTTTACCCGTGCGGTAGCTGACATCTCGGTCGTTCTGATTGGGGTGATTTTTCTGGTGCGGTCTTGGTGCGCCAAGGATTGGTCATGGGCAAGCGAAAAAGACATTCTTGTTCTTCTGATTATCTTTGTTCTGATGAATGTCTTGGTCTCTCCTTTTGCCGAGTATGTGGGCAAAAGTTATGGGCGTTCACTCAGTTGGCTTAGGTTTATCATTTTTTACGCGGGAGTAACTCGGTGGGTCTTGTCCGATGAGCGCACGATCCGTCGATTTGGTGTCGTTGTGCTGTGTACGATGGCGGTGGCGGCACTTGATGCGATCTATCAGTTTTTGGTTGGTGTTTCGCCGTTGTCCGGACAGAATATGGGTGAAACGGGGGGGCGTCTAACAGGACCGTTGGATCGGCCAAATATTGGCATGTATCTCGCGAAACTGGGTCTGGCAACGAGCGCATTAAGTTTCGTTCTTTGCGTTCGGAAGCAAACCAACAGGCTTTTTGTAGCAGCGTGTTGTTTGTCACCAATTCTGCTAACGGTTGTATTTTTGAGTGGTGAGCGAGCAGCAAGTGTGCTGACATTGTTGGCTCTTTTGCTGGTAACTTTCAGCCTGCTTCTTTCTGGAAAATTTGCTCGTAAGATAGCGGTTTGCTTGTCCCTGTGTGGAGGGGCGGCATTGACATTTCTGCTCTTAACGAGCGAGCGTATATGGGGGCGGGTTGAGGAACTGGCCAACGTGCTTTCTGACTATACTGACTCAATTTATGGCCAGCTTGCGTTACTGGGATTACGCTTCTTTGGTGAGAACCCGATAACCGGGACCGGTATGGGAAACTTTCCCTTGGTTTGCAAAGATTATGTGCAGCAAGGATTGGACAGCGCGCTGTGTCACCCGCATCCACACAACTTTTACATCGAATGGTTGTCGGATACCGGTTTGATTGGCACCATTCCATTTACCGTTTTTATGGTGGTCTTGTACTGGAAAGGTGTGAAAGCCCTTTTGGGGGCGCGTGAGGCCCGGTTTCTTGGTGGGCTTTACTTGGGGTGCTTGGTGATGTCTCTATTCCCCTTCTCGGTGACACAAAGCCTGTTTTCAAACTGGCCCGCCATGCTGGCATGGTTGTCAATCTCAACTGCTGTCGGGGCACTCAGGTTTGCAACGCAGAAGTCGTAG
- a CDS encoding DMT family transporter, which translates to MTATRLSGNFRGVLWMTAAMASGVFVDVCAKLVSHDVPTSQILAMRALTTVAVFLVIIMFIGTRQIRTRRPVAHIARGVLWYGSLFFVFFALRQMSIAEVNAYLFIEALLTVMLAVVILGEKLTPRKIIATLLGLVGVWVMCVPRMDGFGVPLGVAAALIGAFCFSAQTLFAKVLTRTETNFSMLFWPQIIAVAIWVPIAMITWYPASMADWLYASGAGFFAMLTNYMVLRAVRVADASVVSPAAYTALPFSVAMDLIFFDMLPVPVIFIGAGIVVLAVMLLDYKGGAKAVEDAVEEEFAEFAESSEIGDEEASPKPAKA; encoded by the coding sequence ATGACCGCAACGCGACTGAGCGGAAATTTCCGCGGTGTCCTGTGGATGACGGCTGCCATGGCATCGGGCGTTTTTGTCGATGTTTGTGCCAAGCTTGTCTCGCATGATGTGCCGACCTCGCAGATCCTTGCGATGCGTGCCCTGACCACCGTTGCGGTGTTCCTGGTCATCATCATGTTTATCGGCACGCGTCAGATCCGCACGCGCCGCCCGGTGGCGCATATTGCGCGTGGCGTTTTGTGGTACGGATCGCTGTTCTTTGTGTTCTTTGCGCTGCGCCAGATGAGCATCGCCGAGGTCAATGCCTATTTGTTTATCGAAGCCTTGCTGACCGTGATGTTGGCGGTGGTGATCTTGGGCGAGAAACTGACCCCGCGCAAAATCATCGCAACCCTTCTGGGCCTTGTTGGCGTGTGGGTGATGTGTGTGCCGCGGATGGATGGCTTTGGCGTGCCGCTGGGTGTGGCCGCGGCCCTGATCGGGGCGTTCTGTTTTTCCGCCCAGACTTTGTTTGCCAAGGTACTGACCCGGACCGAAACCAATTTTTCCATGCTGTTCTGGCCACAGATCATCGCGGTTGCGATCTGGGTGCCGATTGCGATGATCACCTGGTATCCGGCGTCAATGGCCGACTGGCTTTATGCGTCGGGTGCCGGTTTCTTTGCCATGCTGACCAACTACATGGTGCTGCGTGCTGTCAGGGTTGCGGATGCCAGTGTGGTGTCGCCTGCGGCCTATACGGCCCTGCCATTCTCGGTCGCGATGGATTTGATCTTCTTTGACATGCTGCCGGTGCCGGTGATTTTCATCGGGGCAGGCATTGTGGTGCTGGCCGTAATGCTGCTTGATTACAAGGGCGGTGCCAAAGCGGTCGAGGATGCTGTGGAAGAAGAATTTGCCGAATTTGCCGAGAGTAGCGAAATCGGGGATGAAGAAGCATCCCCGAAACCGGCAAAGGCCTGA
- the cobB gene encoding Sir2 family NAD+-dependent deacetylase: MPLNPNLIDILRDEKAPIVILTGAGISKESGLHTFRDPDGIWARYDISEVATPEAFVSNPDLVHHFYNDRRAGLHDPDVQPNAAHLALARLEAEWPGDVLLVTQNIDDLHGRAGSKNLIHMHGELLKICCNHCDLLTDWPGDLAKETPCPRCGKPGGLRPHVVWFGEMPLEMERIYAALGDCGLFISIGTSGNVYPAAGFVQVAHEEAGAETVELNLEPSSGATSFDHSRYGPATELVPAFVAALLGD; encoded by the coding sequence ATGCCGCTTAACCCCAACCTGATCGACATTCTGCGCGATGAAAAAGCCCCGATTGTCATCCTGACCGGGGCTGGCATTTCCAAGGAAAGCGGACTGCATACCTTTCGCGATCCCGATGGCATCTGGGCGAGATACGATATTTCCGAGGTCGCAACGCCTGAGGCCTTCGTGAGTAATCCCGACCTGGTGCATCATTTCTACAACGACCGTCGGGCTGGCTTGCATGACCCGGATGTTCAACCCAATGCCGCCCATCTGGCCCTGGCCCGGCTAGAGGCCGAATGGCCCGGTGATGTGCTTCTGGTAACCCAGAACATTGATGACCTGCATGGCCGGGCCGGGTCCAAAAACCTCATCCACATGCATGGCGAGCTTTTGAAAATCTGCTGCAATCACTGTGATCTGCTGACCGATTGGCCGGGCGACCTTGCCAAGGAAACCCCCTGCCCACGTTGCGGTAAGCCCGGTGGATTGCGCCCGCATGTGGTGTGGTTTGGCGAAATGCCGCTCGAGATGGAACGCATTTACGCTGCCCTTGGCGATTGCGGGCTTTTCATCTCGATCGGGACATCGGGCAATGTCTATCCGGCGGCCGGATTTGTGCAAGTCGCCCATGAAGAAGCCGGGGCCGAAACGGTCGAGCTCAATCTTGAACCCAGTTCCGGTGCCACCAGTTTTGATCACAGCCGCTATGGTCCCGCCACCGAACTGGTCCCGGCCTTTGTTGCCGCCCTGCTCGGTGATTGA
- a CDS encoding antibiotic biosynthesis monooxygenase family protein, whose translation MIAVIFEVTPREGRYDDYLAIAGDLKPVLETMDGFISIERFQSLTNPGKVLSLSFWRDEDAIAAWRNLGEHRTAQIKGRHKIFEDYRLRVAGVIRDYGLHDRDQAPDDSRAQHDR comes from the coding sequence ATGATTGCCGTCATTTTCGAGGTCACACCGCGCGAAGGGCGCTATGACGATTACCTTGCGATTGCCGGTGATCTCAAACCCGTGCTTGAAACCATGGATGGCTTTATTTCAATCGAACGGTTTCAAAGCCTGACCAATCCCGGCAAGGTTCTATCGCTGTCCTTCTGGCGCGATGAGGACGCAATTGCCGCCTGGCGCAATCTGGGCGAGCACCGTACCGCCCAGATCAAGGGACGGCACAAAATTTTTGAAGATTACCGTTTGCGGGTGGCTGGCGTGATCCGTGATTACGGCCTTCATGACCGTGATCAGGCCCCGGATGACTCCCGCGCACAGCATGATCGCTGA
- a CDS encoding ArsR/SmtB family transcription factor, whose protein sequence is MKEGPDIARVAALLGDPARANMLTALMSGRALTAAELAQEAGVTPQTASSHLAKLEAGQIVLPRKQGRHRYFTLSGPDIVEALEVLMGIANRVGHNRVRTGPKDPELRKARVCYDHLAGDMGVALFDGLAKRKLIESNINGVALTPAGIDFANTFGIDLDGLRTKRRPLCRECLDWSARQSHLAGSFGAALLDRFYDLGWARRMPESRIVRFSDAGEKSFRELINP, encoded by the coding sequence ATGAAAGAAGGACCCGATATCGCCCGCGTGGCCGCATTGCTTGGCGATCCGGCGCGCGCAAATATGCTGACAGCACTTATGAGTGGTCGGGCATTAACCGCGGCCGAGCTGGCCCAAGAAGCCGGTGTGACGCCACAGACCGCCAGCTCGCATCTGGCAAAGCTTGAAGCCGGTCAGATCGTTTTGCCGCGCAAGCAGGGAAGGCATCGTTATTTCACGCTCAGCGGCCCTGATATTGTCGAGGCACTGGAAGTCCTGATGGGGATTGCCAATCGGGTCGGGCATAACCGCGTGCGCACCGGTCCCAAGGATCCGGAACTGCGCAAGGCACGGGTTTGTTATGACCATCTGGCCGGGGATATGGGGGTTGCGCTGTTTGACGGCCTTGCCAAACGCAAACTGATTGAAAGCAACATCAATGGTGTTGCCCTGACACCGGCCGGGATCGATTTTGCCAACACGTTTGGCATTGATCTCGATGGCTTGCGGACCAAGCGTCGGCCGTTGTGCCGGGAATGCCTTGATTGGAGTGCCCGGCAATCGCATCTGGCGGGGTCATTTGGGGCGGCGTTGCTGGACCGGTTCTATGATCTTGGTTGGGCCCGACGGATGCCGGAGTCGCGGATTGTGCGCTTTAGCGATGCGGGCGAGAAATCATTCCGTGAATTGATCAATCCTTAA
- the rdgB gene encoding RdgB/HAM1 family non-canonical purine NTP pyrophosphatase, translating into MARRFTEKKLVIASHNKGKIKEIAELLEPFGIEVFSAGDLDLPEPEETEKTFIGNAQLKSTAAANGANLPALADDSGLAVSALDGAPGIYSARWAGPDKDFDMAMEKVKNGIGDHPDRRASFICALSLAWPDGHVENFEGRVEGEIVWPKRGAHGFGYDPIFQPKGYGETFGEMDPAKKHEMSHRADAFRQLVKACFED; encoded by the coding sequence ATGGCCCGTCGTTTCACGGAAAAAAAACTCGTCATCGCCAGCCACAACAAAGGCAAGATCAAGGAAATCGCCGAACTTCTTGAACCGTTTGGCATCGAGGTCTTCTCAGCCGGTGACCTTGACCTGCCCGAACCCGAAGAAACCGAAAAAACCTTCATTGGCAATGCGCAGCTGAAATCAACGGCGGCGGCCAATGGGGCCAATCTTCCGGCCCTTGCAGATGACAGTGGTTTGGCGGTTTCGGCCCTTGATGGCGCACCGGGGATTTATTCGGCGCGCTGGGCCGGGCCGGACAAGGATTTCGACATGGCGATGGAAAAGGTCAAGAACGGTATTGGCGATCATCCGGACCGCCGGGCATCGTTCATCTGTGCCCTGTCGCTGGCATGGCCGGACGGGCATGTCGAGAATTTCGAAGGCCGGGTAGAGGGCGAAATTGTCTGGCCCAAACGCGGTGCGCACGGCTTTGGCTATGACCCGATTTTCCAGCCCAAGGGTTACGGGGAAACCTTTGGCGAAATGGATCCGGCGAAAAAGCATGAAATGAGCCACCGGGCCGATGCCTTCCGCCAGTTGGTCAAGGCCTGCTTCGAAGACTGA
- the grpE gene encoding nucleotide exchange factor GrpE yields MSETAKNTPEDLQDVNAEETASEEVAAEATEEVVEDAAPQDPIAALEAEVAELKDRLLRQAAEVENTRRRAKKDVEDAGNYAITKFARDLLDVSDNLRRALDAAGDTSNADPAMKTLFDGVEMTEQALQKALEKNGIEKLEPLGEKLDPNKHQAVFELPHPEYPDGHVAQVMQAGYVLKGRLLRPAMVGVTKNPGGEKPSQTDTPGGNVDTSA; encoded by the coding sequence ATGTCGGAAACCGCAAAGAACACTCCGGAAGATCTGCAGGACGTCAATGCAGAGGAAACCGCTTCTGAAGAGGTCGCAGCAGAGGCGACCGAGGAAGTTGTTGAGGACGCTGCACCCCAGGACCCGATCGCCGCACTTGAAGCCGAAGTCGCGGAGCTCAAGGACCGTCTGCTGCGCCAGGCCGCCGAGGTGGAAAACACCCGCCGCCGCGCGAAAAAAGACGTCGAGGATGCCGGCAACTACGCCATCACCAAATTTGCCCGCGACCTTTTGGATGTCAGCGACAACCTGCGCCGCGCGCTTGATGCTGCGGGCGATACGTCCAATGCCGATCCGGCGATGAAAACCCTGTTTGACGGGGTCGAAATGACCGAACAGGCCCTGCAAAAGGCGCTTGAAAAGAACGGCATCGAAAAGCTCGAACCGCTTGGTGAAAAGCTTGACCCGAACAAACATCAGGCCGTGTTTGAACTGCCGCATCCGGAATATCCGGACGGCCACGTCGCACAGGTCATGCAGGCCGGTTACGTGCTTAAGGGCCGTTTGCTGCGCCCCGCCATGGTCGGTGTGACCAAGAATCCGGGCGGTGAAAAACCAAGCCAGACCGACACCCCGGGCGGCAACGTTGATACCTCTGCCTGA
- a CDS encoding NIPSNAP family protein, with protein MITCFIRYEIDPYKKDAFIEYAQNWGQAIPRCGADLVGYFAPHEGSVSTAYGIYHLPDLASYEAYRARLKDDPLGRENYEFSQREKFILREERQFLKIASTPHTELIKP; from the coding sequence ATGATTACCTGCTTCATTCGCTATGAAATCGACCCTTACAAAAAAGACGCCTTCATTGAATATGCCCAGAACTGGGGGCAGGCCATCCCGCGTTGCGGGGCGGACCTTGTCGGCTATTTCGCCCCGCATGAAGGATCGGTCTCGACCGCCTATGGTATCTATCACTTGCCTGATCTGGCATCCTACGAAGCCTATCGCGCGCGTCTGAAAGACGATCCGCTGGGCCGCGAGAACTACGAATTTTCCCAGCGAGAGAAATTCATCCTGCGCGAAGAACGCCAGTTTCTGAAAATTGCCTCCACCCCGCATACGGAGCTGATCAAACCATGA
- the rph gene encoding ribonuclease PH, protein MRPSARTPDQLRDVTIETGVSKYAEGSCLIKFGDTHVICTATVEDKVPGWMRNSGKGWITAEYGMLPRATDSRMQREAARGGQSGRTQEIQRLIGRSIRAVADMKAMGEMQMRLDCDVIQADGGTRTASITGAYVAAHLAFQGVRRLGLIKEIPLTQPVAAISCGIYEGEAVLDLDYAEDSNAGADANFVLAGNGGIVEVQATAEDVPFDRASYDQMFALAEKGCKELFAKQREALGL, encoded by the coding sequence ATGCGCCCTTCCGCCCGTACCCCCGATCAGCTTCGCGATGTAACGATTGAAACCGGCGTTTCCAAATATGCCGAAGGCTCGTGTCTGATCAAATTCGGCGACACGCATGTGATCTGTACCGCCACGGTCGAAGACAAGGTGCCGGGCTGGATGCGCAATTCCGGCAAGGGCTGGATCACTGCCGAATACGGCATGCTGCCGCGCGCAACCGATAGCCGCATGCAACGCGAAGCCGCCCGTGGTGGTCAGTCCGGGCGCACCCAGGAAATTCAGCGTTTGATCGGCCGTTCGATCCGTGCGGTTGCCGATATGAAGGCGATGGGTGAAATGCAGATGCGCCTTGATTGCGATGTTATTCAGGCCGATGGCGGTACCCGCACCGCATCGATCACCGGTGCCTATGTTGCGGCCCATCTGGCGTTTCAGGGTGTGCGTCGCCTTGGCCTGATCAAGGAAATCCCGCTGACCCAGCCGGTGGCAGCGATTTCATGCGGTATTTATGAAGGTGAAGCGGTGCTTGACCTTGATTACGCCGAAGACAGCAATGCCGGGGCCGATGCTAACTTTGTACTGGCGGGCAATGGCGGCATTGTCGAAGTGCAGGCAACCGCCGAAGACGTGCCGTTTGATCGCGCATCCTATGACCAGATGTTCGCGCTGGCGGAAAAAGGCTGCAAGGAATTGTTCGCCAAGCAGCGTGAGGCGCTTGGGCTTTAA
- the hrcA gene encoding heat-inducible transcriptional repressor HrcA yields the protein MAHFDDTLLGDMNARSREVFRQIVDAYVETGEPIGSRSIARRMSENLSAATIRNVMSDLEEMGLLVAPHISAGRLPSEKGLRLFVNALMEVGDLPNAERDQLTKNCEQAGYSLDQMLGEATTMLSGLSRCAGLVVAPKTDGIRLKQIEFVALSPGKVLAVLVAHNGSVENRILDVPPDLPASALTEAANYLNTRLAGKTLDDARLLMTKERDRLKQELDELSANLIDAGLATWAGGVKGSSLIVKGQSQLLENIDTIEQLETVRRLFNVLEARDQMIELLDVTTDAQGVQIFIGSENKLFGGSGLSMVISPYQNAEGSIVGAIGVVGPTRINYARIIPLVDYTAKLVGRLIG from the coding sequence ATGGCGCATTTTGACGATACATTGCTGGGCGACATGAATGCGCGGTCACGTGAAGTGTTCCGCCAAATTGTCGATGCCTATGTCGAAACCGGTGAACCGATCGGATCGCGGTCGATCGCGCGTCGCATGTCCGAAAACCTTTCGGCGGCGACCATTCGAAATGTCATGTCCGATCTTGAAGAAATGGGTCTTCTGGTCGCGCCGCACATTTCGGCCGGGCGCCTGCCAAGTGAAAAGGGCCTGCGCCTGTTTGTGAATGCCCTGATGGAGGTTGGCGACCTTCCCAATGCCGAGCGCGACCAACTGACCAAAAACTGCGAACAGGCGGGCTATTCACTTGATCAGATGCTGGGCGAAGCAACCACGATGTTGTCAGGCCTGTCGCGCTGTGCCGGACTGGTGGTTGCACCCAAGACCGATGGCATTCGCCTAAAACAGATCGAATTTGTGGCCCTGTCGCCGGGCAAGGTCCTGGCCGTGCTGGTAGCCCACAATGGCAGTGTCGAGAACCGAATCCTTGATGTTCCGCCTGATTTGCCCGCCTCGGCATTGACAGAAGCGGCAAACTATCTAAATACCCGGTTGGCTGGAAAGACGCTTGATGATGCGCGCCTTTTGATGACGAAGGAGCGTGATCGTCTCAAGCAGGAGCTTGATGAACTTTCCGCCAATCTGATTGATGCGGGCCTGGCAACATGGGCCGGCGGGGTCAAGGGATCGTCCCTGATTGTGAAGGGGCAATCCCAGCTGTTGGAAAATATCGATACGATTGAACAGCTTGAGACCGTGCGCCGCCTGTTTAACGTGCTCGAAGCCCGCGATCAGATGATTGAATTGCTCGATGTGACGACGGATGCCCAGGGCGTTCAGATTTTCATCGGGTCGGAGAATAAACTGTTCGGCGGATCGGGTCTTTCGATGGTGATTTCGCCCTATCAGAATGCTGAAGGCAGCATTGTGGGTGCAATCGGGGTTGTCGGACCGACCCGGATCAATTATGCCCGGATCATTCCGCTGGTCGATTACACCGCCAAGCTGGTCGGTCGACTGATTGGATAA